The genomic segment GGACTGCGCGAGCGACACGACGACCCCTTCGCGGACGAGGGATGCCGCGTGCACGCGCTTGGCCGCGTCGATGAAGTTGAGGGTGCCCAGCACGTCGTCCTCGCCCCAGCGGCCCCAGTTGCGATACGCCTCGGCGCGCGCGGCGATCTCGGCCTCGGGATTCTGGCGGTCGAGGTCCGCGGGGTTCTCGCTCGGGCCGGTCATACCGCGGGCCCCTCTGCCAGGCACCGGACCACCTGGGTGCCGAGGCCCTCGACGGTGCCGGTCATGACGTCGCCGTCGCGCAGGTACCGCTTCCAGTGCTGGCCGTTGCCGGCGGGGCTTCCCGTCAGCAGGAGGTCGCCCGGCAGGAGCGGGAGGGTCTGGGATGCCGCGGCGACGAGCGTCTTCACATCGAAGACCAGCTCGGCGGTCGTGGCATCCTGCATCACGTCACCGTTGAGCTCGAGCTTCACCGACAGGTCGCTCGCGTCGACGAAGGTCGACGGCACGAGGAAGGGACCCGTGGGAAGGAATCCCGGCGCGTTCTTGGAGCGGAACCAGTCGGCGCCGATGTCGCCCACGTCGGGCGGGAAGACCCGGTCGCGCGTGGTGATGTCGTTGACGATCGTGTAGCCGGCGACATGGTCCAGCGCGTGCTCGGCGTCGACGCGGAACGCCTCCCGGCCGATCACGACGGCGAGCTCGAGCTCCCAGTCGTGCGTCTCGCTGTAGTCCGGCAGCACGAGCGGCTCGTCGTCGCCGACGACGCACTGCGGCAGGCCCAGGAAGATGAACGGCCGCCCGCTCGCGGCACGCGCGTCCATGATCCGCTCGGCCTTGGCGCGCACCTCGTCGGGCGACTGCCCCGCCTCGCCGCCCTTGGTCAGCCCGGCCATGATCAGCTGCACGACGTGCGTGCGGTAGTTGGCGCCCGCCTGGAGCACCTGGCGGGGCTCGACCGGAGCCGTGAGGACGACGTCTGCCAGCGGCATCCATCCGTCGCCGTCTGCTTGGGCGAGCCCGGCCAGACGGTCCCAGTCGGGGTGGGAGAGGAAGGAGTTGAGGTCCGCCGCGCCGAGGTCGTCGGCCGACAGCGGCCGGATGCGGTCGCCCGCGACGAGGCCCAGACGCACGGAATCGCCGTCGCGGTAGCGGGCGAGGGCGAAGGGGGCGGTCAGTCCCGCGGTCGACGTCGTCGTCATCGTTTCTCCATGTCGGTGGTTCGCAACGTGGTGCGAGGGTGGGGACGCCGGGATCGGCATCCCCACCCTCGAGCCTGTCAGCCCTGGCCGTGCTTGGCGTAGGGGTTGAAGAGCGCTGCCTTGATCTCGTCCGGGACGCCCTCCTCGGTCGCCGACGGGCCGTCGGCAGGCGGGAACGACTCGGTCATCGACATCGGCATGGCGCTGTTGCGGTAGAAGTTGTTCGAGCCCTGCGACGGCCGCCAGGTCTGCGCGTCCCAGTCGGGCACGTAGTTGCGGTAGCCGCCCGTGTTCAGCTCGATGCGCAGCGACGACGGCTCGCGGTAGTACAGGAAGTTCTGCTCGCCGATGCCGTGGATCGACGGCCCGTACTCGATCGGGTAGCCGTTCTCCATGAGCACGTCGGCCGCGATGAGGAGCTCCTCGCGGGTGTCGACCCAGAAGGCGTAGTGGTTGACGCGGCCGGCGCGCGTCGAGCCGTCCAGGACCACGCCGAGGTCGTGCGACTTCTCGTTCGTCGTGAGCACCGAGAACACCGAGATGTCAGCCTCGTCGAGCTGCGTGCGGGCCATGAAGCGGAAGCCGAGCACGTCGACGTACCACTTCACGAAGGCGTCGACGTCGCTCGTCGCGATCGTCACGTGGTCGAGCTGGCGCGGGGCGCCGGCGACCTTGCTGCGACGCGAGGGGCGGTCGGGGTAGATCGACGCGGCGTCGCCCTCGGTGTCGTGGTGGCGCGTGACGTCCCAGTGGAGCGTCAGGGTGTGACCCCACGGGCCGGTGAAACGGTAGGCGCGGCCGATCTTGTGCACGTCGACCCACTCGCCCTGGACGCCGGCGGCCTCGACCCGCTTGGCGGCCTCCTCGAGCGCCTCGGGGCTCGAGGTGCGCCACGCGGCCGTGACCAGCGTGGGCTCGTCGCCGGGCACGACGACGACGCTGTAGGCGTAGTAGTCGCCCCAGCAGCGCAGGTAGACGGCACCGTCGACGCGGTCGACGACCGTCAGGCCGACCTGGTTGACGTAGAAGTCGACGGATGCCTCGACATCCGGCGACGAGATCTCCACGTAGGAGAGGTGGGAGAGGAGCTTGATCATCATCGACCCTTTCGGAAGAGAGTTGGCGGGTGATCCCGAATCAACTTTCGTCCGAGTCGGGCGTATCCGGGAATCCCATATCGGCTATCTCCCGGATCAGCAGCGTTTATGAAAGCCCTCGGGCCACCACGGCCGAGGACAGCGCGTCGTCGCGCGCGAAATCGTCGACGTCTCGAGGAGCAGCGCCATCGGCGACGGCGGCCACCGCGCGCCGCAGCGCGACGCGCGCGGGCGATTCGAACAGCCGCGGAGCTTGGCGGTGGCCGGCGCCGTCGCGGACCTCGATGCACTGCCGGTGCTCGTCGCCGTCGTACTCGACTCTGGTCGGTCCGAGTCCGGTCACCCGGATACGGCCGAGTGGCGGAGCGCCGGGGCTCGCGGCGGCGACGAGGCTCACCGCGACGCCGCCCGCACCCTCCAGGAGGGCCAGTCCGCGGCCCGCCTCCGACACGCCGGACGCCGGCGACGGCACCCCCATCTCGCCGACGAAGACGCGCGCCCACCCGACGGCGTCGCGCATCGCGTCGGGCAGGGACACTGCCGGAGCGTGGCACTCCACGACCGCGCCCGGGAACGGCTCCGCACCGTCCAGCGCCCGTCGGAGAGCCTGCACCGCGTCGGCCCGCAGCAGCGCGCGTTCGAGCACGATCGGAACCCCCGACCGCCCCAGCTCGGCGAGCGCCTCGGCGGCTGCCACCCGCGGGCGGCTGACCACGACGGCGGCCGCCCCGGCGCCGATCGCCCGGGCTGCGGCATCCGTCCACCGCTCACCGCTGACCGCGACGACGGCACCGGCGGGGTCGTCGGTGAGCCGAACGCTCTCCGGCAGTTCGGCCGCGGCGACGCGGTACGACGGCAGGGCCGTCTGCAGCGCGGCGCTCATGCCGTCACCCCCGCGAGGGCGGCGGCCTGGTCCGCCAGCGCGACGGTGTACCGCACGTCGTCGAGGAGCTCGTCGTACTCGACGGGCATGCCGCTGTCGATCAGCTCGGCGAGCGCCCGCCACTCGGCGACGTAGCCGTCGTCGGGATGCCGATCGTAGGCGGTGTCGCGGCCGTCCGCGGCGAGCACCCTGACCCCGGCGCTTCCCGCGTGCACGAAGGCCGGCGGGAAGTTCACATCCACCCGGTCGCGCGCCGTCGTGACGGTGATGCGCCAGAGCGCGTCGGCGCCCCCGGGCAGCATGACGGTGCAGAACTGGACGGGCACGCCGCTTGCGATGAACCCCACGGCGAAGCCGATCGGCGCGAGGGCGCGCGCGAAGACGACGCGCTCGAACTGCGGCGCGAGGTCGCGCACCAGCGGCAGATCGTGGATCGCGAGGCCCGTCAGGAGCGCCCGGACGACGCCCGCGGCGACTTCGGGGCGCGACAGATCGAGGGCGGGGCGGGCGGCGAACGGGGCCGCCACTTCGGTGACCACGTCGTGATACCGGCCGTTCGGCGGAAGCGCGAGGGTCACCGAGAGGGAGACCACGGGTCCGCCGGAGGCCGAGAGGTGATGGCGGGCGCGTCCCCAGGCGGGGTCGTAGTAGTGGTTGGTGCCGACGATGAGCGGGATCGCCGCAGCGCGGCACGCCTCGACGGCCCTCTCGGCGTCGGCGACGGTCGTGGCGATGGGCTTCTCGCAGAAGATCGCCCGCTTGCCGGCCGCGACGGCCGCCAGGATCTGCTCCG from the Microbacterium atlanticum genome contains:
- a CDS encoding VOC family protein gives rise to the protein MIKLLSHLSYVEISSPDVEASVDFYVNQVGLTVVDRVDGAVYLRCWGDYYAYSVVVVPGDEPTLVTAAWRTSSPEALEEAAKRVEAAGVQGEWVDVHKIGRAYRFTGPWGHTLTLHWDVTRHHDTEGDAASIYPDRPSRRSKVAGAPRQLDHVTIATSDVDAFVKWYVDVLGFRFMARTQLDEADISVFSVLTTNEKSHDLGVVLDGSTRAGRVNHYAFWVDTREELLIAADVLMENGYPIEYGPSIHGIGEQNFLYYREPSSLRIELNTGGYRNYVPDWDAQTWRPSQGSNNFYRNSAMPMSMTESFPPADGPSATEEGVPDEIKAALFNPYAKHGQG
- a CDS encoding fumarylacetoacetate hydrolase family protein, with the translated sequence MTTTSTAGLTAPFALARYRDGDSVRLGLVAGDRIRPLSADDLGAADLNSFLSHPDWDRLAGLAQADGDGWMPLADVVLTAPVEPRQVLQAGANYRTHVVQLIMAGLTKGGEAGQSPDEVRAKAERIMDARAASGRPFIFLGLPQCVVGDDEPLVLPDYSETHDWELELAVVIGREAFRVDAEHALDHVAGYTIVNDITTRDRVFPPDVGDIGADWFRSKNAPGFLPTGPFLVPSTFVDASDLSVKLELNGDVMQDATTAELVFDVKTLVAAASQTLPLLPGDLLLTGSPAGNGQHWKRYLRDGDVMTGTVEGLGTQVVRCLAEGPAV
- a CDS encoding Gfo/Idh/MocA family protein, with the protein product MTHRVGVIGAGPGVAALHLPTLARLGDLFTVTHVADAGSGRAAALAARSGARRSTGVDRLLADPEVDVVAICSPPEEHAEQILAAVAAGKRAIFCEKPIATTVADAERAVEACRAAAIPLIVGTNHYYDPAWGRARHHLSASGGPVVSLSVTLALPPNGRYHDVVTEVAAPFAARPALDLSRPEVAAGVVRALLTGLAIHDLPLVRDLAPQFERVVFARALAPIGFAVGFIASGVPVQFCTVMLPGGADALWRITVTTARDRVDVNFPPAFVHAGSAGVRVLAADGRDTAYDRHPDDGYVAEWRALAELIDSGMPVEYDELLDDVRYTVALADQAAALAGVTA